ATGCCGGAAATCCGCGTCCAGGCCGCGGGCATCGCCTCCGGCATACTCGCCCGCTTACTCCGACACGCGGAGTCCGGTTTGCCGCAGGACTACGCGGCCGCCGGCGGAAACTAACGTGCTCGGGCTGAAACGATTCAGGCGGCCCCGGGGCAGGTCAGCTCGCTCCGGCGAGCACGTGGAACTGACCACTCAAGGCTTGCCGATGATCAGCGCGTTGCTGATGAGCTTCGAACCGATACGATTCGAATTGATAGACGAATTCGGCTCCGAGCTAGTTGGGCCGCACCTGGCCGAACGCGAAGGGCTGCCGCACCCGGTCGGATCCCCTCCAAGCGCGTCCAATCAGATCTGGTATATGAAGACCCGGTTTTCCTTCGGGTGCAGAAAGACTTTGTTGCCGAGTTTCAGGCCCAACTCCCCGAAGCGTTGATGATCAACATCGACGTTGACCGGGTCGCCCCATTCCGCGACCAGCTCTATACGCACCTGCGGCCCCGCCGGATTCACGCTTCTGATCGTGGCCGGAAAACTGCGCTGTCCGCGCGGGACTCTATCGATCTCCAGGAGATGCGGCCGCACGTAGACCGCAGCCTTGCCGGATCCGTTTGCGCTAACGACGTTCGCTGAGCTGACCTCGAGGCTGGTATCGCCCAGGAACACGCGTCCATTCTCGATTCGCCCGTGGAACAGGTTCACGTTGCCCAGGAAGCTGGCGACGAACGCGTTGGCCGGGCGATGGTACACGTCTTCGGGTGTGCCAACCTGCTCGATCTTTCCTCCATTCATGACCACCACGCGATCCGCCAGTTCCAGCGCCTCGTCCTGGTCGTGTGTAACGAACACGCAGGTAAGGCCGAGCTGTTCGTGCAGCCGCCGTAGCCACTGACGCA
Above is a window of Candidatus Binataceae bacterium DNA encoding:
- a CDS encoding sulfate/molybdate ABC transporter ATP-binding protein codes for the protein MSIELRGIHKTFGTFIALDRIDLEIADGELVALLGLSGSGKTTLLRIIAGLETPSGGRVQFFGHDARSLSVRDRKIGFVFQHYALFRHMTVFENVAFAMRVLPRASRPPESAIRAKVHELLRLVQLDFLADRYPSELSGGQRQRVALARTLAVRPRVLLLDEPFGSLDARVRQELRQWLRRLHEQLGLTCVFVTHDQDEALELADRVVVMNGGKIEQVGTPEDVYHRPANAFVASFLGNVNLFHGRIENGRVFLGDTSLEVSSANVVSANGSGKAAVYVRPHLLEIDRVPRGQRSFPATIRSVNPAGPQVRIELVAEWGDPVNVDVDHQRFGELGLKLGNKVFLHPKENRVFIYQI